One stretch of Argiope bruennichi chromosome 3, qqArgBrue1.1, whole genome shotgun sequence DNA includes these proteins:
- the LOC129962696 gene encoding uncharacterized protein LOC129962696 isoform X1, protein MNCTEIIKSIQHFYGNIIPKARCSPCWNEKNIADAFNWASFCEQVYDKFSDNTEIMKDLDEQIHQITTNCTGLTYCFKNLKQSSSFLCQSFLQNPNIQKNFLQDTILKIKPSELDFEKVSSDVYELDTLCLELLQSLKCITLLDSDCSFYYEIKAELLLDFLKDTMIQLSTEKQYESQLSFVFDTLCGNLETLEIVLHILISDKDSEIASEIQDFAMNWILLKLLDEKNGSLAHFLWKQPFLKLRNIAAKFSAFSSYYIDHLIQCASSLSLEYENFTKCWKKRVSMTEVTLEYQEILEHFKILLCIEDDLCKTVKTHLSSLLTSEAKSSIWHDICSHVLS, encoded by the exons ATGAATTGTACTGAAATCATTAAGTCAATCCAACACTTTTATGGAAACATTATTCCTAAGGCTCGATGCTCTCCCTGTTGGAACGAAAAAAACATTGCTGATGCCTTTAATTGGGCCAGTTTTTGTGAACAG gtatatgataaattttctgataataCTGAGATTATGAAGGATTTAGATGAACAAATACACCAGATTACTACTAATTGTACAGGATTGacttattgctttaaaaatttaaaacagagcAGTTCATTTCTTTGTcag tcGTTTTTACAGAAtccaaatattcaaaagaattttttgcaagatacaattttgaaaatcaagCCATCtgaattagattttgaaaaa GTTTCTTCGGATGTTTATGAACTGGATACTTTATGTTTGGAACTTCTACAATCACTGAAATGTATCACTCTTCTTGATTCAGACTGTTCTTTTTACTACGAAATTAAAGCAGAGCTTCTTTTagactttttaaaagataccatGATTCAACTCTCCACAGAAAAACA ATATGAAAGTCAGTTGTCTTTTGTATTTGATACACTCTGTGGAAATCTGGAAACTTTA GAAATTGTTCTTCATATCTTAATATCAGATAAAGATTCGGAAATTGCATCAGAAATTCAAGATTTTGCTATGAATTGGATTCTTCTCAAACTTCTAGATGAAAAGAATGGTTCTTTAGCTCATTTCTTGTGGAAACAGCCGTTTTTGAAGTTACGAAACATTGCTGCAAAATTCTCTGCATTTAGCAGCTATTACATTGATCACTTAATCCAGTGTGCCTCATCTTTATCCctagaatatgaaaattttacaaaatgctgGAAGAAAAG gGTCTCAATGACTGAAGTAACACTTGAATATCAAGAGATATTGGAACATTTTAAAATCCTACTCTGTATTGAAGATGATCTCTGCAAAACTGTTAAAACTCATTTGTCATCTCTTTTGACTAGTGAAGCTAAATCATCAATTTGGCATGATATCTGCTCACATGTTCTCTCCTGA
- the LOC129962696 gene encoding uncharacterized protein LOC129962696 isoform X2 encodes MVYDKFSDNTEIMKDLDEQIHQITTNCTGLTYCFKNLKQSSSFLCQSFLQNPNIQKNFLQDTILKIKPSELDFEKVSSDVYELDTLCLELLQSLKCITLLDSDCSFYYEIKAELLLDFLKDTMIQLSTEKQYESQLSFVFDTLCGNLETLEIVLHILISDKDSEIASEIQDFAMNWILLKLLDEKNGSLAHFLWKQPFLKLRNIAAKFSAFSSYYIDHLIQCASSLSLEYENFTKCWKKRVSMTEVTLEYQEILEHFKILLCIEDDLCKTVKTHLSSLLTSEAKSSIWHDICSHVLS; translated from the exons ATG gtatatgataaattttctgataataCTGAGATTATGAAGGATTTAGATGAACAAATACACCAGATTACTACTAATTGTACAGGATTGacttattgctttaaaaatttaaaacagagcAGTTCATTTCTTTGTcag tcGTTTTTACAGAAtccaaatattcaaaagaattttttgcaagatacaattttgaaaatcaagCCATCtgaattagattttgaaaaa GTTTCTTCGGATGTTTATGAACTGGATACTTTATGTTTGGAACTTCTACAATCACTGAAATGTATCACTCTTCTTGATTCAGACTGTTCTTTTTACTACGAAATTAAAGCAGAGCTTCTTTTagactttttaaaagataccatGATTCAACTCTCCACAGAAAAACA ATATGAAAGTCAGTTGTCTTTTGTATTTGATACACTCTGTGGAAATCTGGAAACTTTA GAAATTGTTCTTCATATCTTAATATCAGATAAAGATTCGGAAATTGCATCAGAAATTCAAGATTTTGCTATGAATTGGATTCTTCTCAAACTTCTAGATGAAAAGAATGGTTCTTTAGCTCATTTCTTGTGGAAACAGCCGTTTTTGAAGTTACGAAACATTGCTGCAAAATTCTCTGCATTTAGCAGCTATTACATTGATCACTTAATCCAGTGTGCCTCATCTTTATCCctagaatatgaaaattttacaaaatgctgGAAGAAAAG gGTCTCAATGACTGAAGTAACACTTGAATATCAAGAGATATTGGAACATTTTAAAATCCTACTCTGTATTGAAGATGATCTCTGCAAAACTGTTAAAACTCATTTGTCATCTCTTTTGACTAGTGAAGCTAAATCATCAATTTGGCATGATATCTGCTCACATGTTCTCTCCTGA